The following nucleotide sequence is from Polyangiaceae bacterium.
GCACGCTGGCACTGCTCCGTAGTTCGGTCGTCGCCACTCGTGAAACTCGTCGAAGCATTGTGATCTCCTAGTGAGGCGAATCTGTGATTCGCTGAACAAATCAACGCAGCGTTCCTGGTCTCAATAGCAGCCCAAAGGCGCAAAACTCGTGCGCCCACAGCTTCGGGGGGCGGGCGAGTTTTGCAGCGAGCTGCGGAGACATGGCACTACCAGGGTTGCTGTTGGGGGGAGGGTGTCGTTCAACACCTCGCTCCAGTCATTGCAGCGCGAATCATCGACGAGCGCCAGCGATTCGGCACAAATATCCCTGCGGTTTTTCATTCAGTGCGGAGCATCCAGTGCTGCGGTCATGCTTGCGTGGTGGCACCGCCCCACATCTCGTGCACAACGGGGGCGACGCCCCACGTGCTGGATGTGTGTCCACCGACCACTCGAATCTCCGCATTGGAACTCGCATGACCTGATGGTCAGCGTATCGCTCCGACAACCGAACGCTCGCTTGGTCTCACAACTCTTTCCCCATAATTTCCTTGGGGAAATTTTTCAGCGAGCTGACTCAGCGCCAAGCCGGGCGTCACTCCCAGCCGACGCGAGGCAGGCGCCGGGGAGTCGGGTCGCAGCGGCTCGGCACCCCGTCCATTCCCCCAGAGCGAGGCGATGAGGCACCGCCATTTGGCCCCGCCCCGAGAGTTCCGTGTCAACGCTGCGACGCCGTAAGCATTGCGACAAAAAGCCCTAAAACAACGTGTTGCATCGTTTCCGCAACCGTGGCTTGCTCTGCTAACCAACGAGGCCGACTGGGGGATAGCTGTTCCTCGCGTCCACACGGGCGCGAGCCGAGATGAGCAGGCGCTGCTTGAGACGGCAGACGCGGTCGACCGGAAACCCAACACGGACGGGGCGCGGAGGACAACACCATGAAGGCTCAACTCACCACACTGATTGGCGCGATCAGCGCTGCGGCGCTGCTCTCGGTGGCTTGCGACGACAAGCCGGCAGAGCCGAGCAAGCCCAGCGAAGCAAAGAAGCCTGAGGCCACGGCAAAGGCCACGCCAAGCGCTGCGCCCAGCGTGGATAAGAACGGTTTGCCGATCCCCCCGAAGAATCTGCTCAAGCTCAAGATCCCTGATGACAACGAGATGACCAAGGAGAAGGTCGAACTCGGTCATCAGCTGTTCTTCGACAAGCGCCTGAGCGTGGACGGAAGCCGGTCTTGTTACTCGTGTCACATGAACGAGGACGGTACCGGTGGACACGACCCGCTCGCGATCGGCGCGGGGGACAAGCCGCTCACCCGCCACGCTCCAGCCATGTGGAACGTCGCGTACCTCCCGAAGCTCTACTGGGACGGCCGAGCCGACAGCCTCGAAGCTCAGATGAAGGGCGCTTGGGCGGGAGGCAATATGGGCGTCGGAAAGGACAAGCTCGAAGACAAGGCGAAGGAGATCGCCAAGATCGAAGGCTACGCGAAGCAATTCGAAGCGGTGTTCGGCAAGGACAGCGTCACACCAGACAACATCGCGAAAGCGGTGTCGGCCTATGAGCGCACGCTTTTCTGCGCGGATACGAAATGGGACAAGTCCATGGCTGGCGACAAGTCCGCCATGAGCAGCGATGAGCAAGCCGGTTGGGAGCTGTTCGTGGGCAAGGCCGCTTGCAACACTTGCCACACGCCGCCCATGTTCTCTGATGCCTTCGCCGTCGCCGACGGCGCATTCCACAACACCGGCGTCGGCATCGAAGGCAAGAAGCCCGAGGAAGTGGATCCAGGGCGCAAGGCGATCAGCAAGAGCGAGACGGACTTCGCCGCGTTCAAGACACCCAGCCTGCGCAACGTCGCCAAGACCGCCCCGTACTTCCACGACGGCCACGCCAAGACCTTGGAAGAAGCAGTCAAGTTCATGGCCAGTGGCGGCTACGACAATCCAAACAAGGACTCGCGACTCGTCGACAAGAAGCTCTCCGACGCAGAGATCAAGCAGATCGTCGCGTTCCTCGGCGCGCTCAACTGCGAAGGCAAGCTCGAGGAGCCAAAGCTGCCCTAGCGCGCTCTTTGCGGCTCGCTCGCTCTGGCTTCTCTGGCTAAACGCGCGCCTCGACCAGTCACGAGAGCGAGCACCAAGGTTCCGAATGCAGGCCAGTGGCGTACATCGCCGCTGGCCGTCTCGCGTTGGTGGCGCGCCAGGCAAACCCCGCGGTGGAATCGTGCGGGGCTGCAAACTTTCAGCGACGCAGTGCATTCCTCAGACGTCATCCGTGGAAGCCCACTCCACCTCGGCGGTAGGCCGCAGAGTTTGCCGCTGCTCTTTCGAACCGTTGCCGGGTTCGCGCCTCGTGCGCCGAAATGCAAACGCGAGCAAGCGATGCTTGAAGCTTGAAG
It contains:
- a CDS encoding c-type cytochrome, translating into MKAQLTTLIGAISAAALLSVACDDKPAEPSKPSEAKKPEATAKATPSAAPSVDKNGLPIPPKNLLKLKIPDDNEMTKEKVELGHQLFFDKRLSVDGSRSCYSCHMNEDGTGGHDPLAIGAGDKPLTRHAPAMWNVAYLPKLYWDGRADSLEAQMKGAWAGGNMGVGKDKLEDKAKEIAKIEGYAKQFEAVFGKDSVTPDNIAKAVSAYERTLFCADTKWDKSMAGDKSAMSSDEQAGWELFVGKAACNTCHTPPMFSDAFAVADGAFHNTGVGIEGKKPEEVDPGRKAISKSETDFAAFKTPSLRNVAKTAPYFHDGHAKTLEEAVKFMASGGYDNPNKDSRLVDKKLSDAEIKQIVAFLGALNCEGKLEEPKLP